One segment of Curtobacterium sp. MR_MD2014 DNA contains the following:
- a CDS encoding sensor histidine kinase, with protein sequence MLGIPTHLAPRVNAWSTVRAFHAAAIGSVVAAAVTLLLYRLAEPDVRVAGAVLALLPMLAMIGVHVQFGTWRSAVAFLVTGGVCTWWFTTIVQREVPAGWVTSYLVSLAVIPLVLVGGAGAVASRVVVWSFGGFLVGRLATGIAVLQADGPPRPLLLAWVTLGFVVALVLFTSRNTARSERVQPELLRSAREEHVSAYRAGVEAEAAAILHDTVLNHLGAIALAPDGPMDPQLARTVEADVAMLTGKQWLASSDPTSEPDPALAGAAFDAMVDEHRAEGLAVAVTGDPAALARLDPSAATALLRAVGQCLANVRKHAGTDEAEVSVFDDGSSCTVMVVDDGRGFDEQETGSDRMGLRGSVRERIGRVGGDVQVWSSPGSGTSVMMTVPYTSEDAARVDGAHTGGAHTGGAHTGGAHTGGARTGGAASYAVTGESDRGAAR encoded by the coding sequence GTGCTCGGCATCCCCACGCACCTCGCTCCGCGAGTGAACGCGTGGTCGACCGTGCGCGCCTTCCACGCAGCGGCGATCGGATCGGTCGTCGCCGCCGCCGTGACCCTGCTGCTGTACCGACTGGCCGAGCCCGACGTGCGGGTCGCCGGGGCCGTGCTCGCGCTCCTCCCCATGCTCGCGATGATCGGCGTGCACGTGCAGTTCGGCACCTGGCGCTCGGCCGTGGCCTTCCTCGTCACCGGCGGGGTCTGCACGTGGTGGTTCACCACGATCGTGCAGCGCGAGGTGCCCGCCGGCTGGGTGACGAGCTACCTGGTGTCGCTCGCGGTGATCCCGCTCGTGCTCGTGGGCGGGGCCGGTGCGGTCGCGAGTCGCGTCGTCGTCTGGTCGTTCGGCGGGTTCCTGGTCGGTCGGCTCGCGACCGGGATCGCGGTGCTGCAGGCGGACGGGCCGCCCCGACCGCTCCTCCTCGCCTGGGTCACCCTGGGCTTCGTGGTCGCCCTCGTGCTCTTCACCAGCCGGAACACCGCGCGGTCCGAGCGCGTCCAGCCCGAGCTGCTCCGGTCCGCTCGCGAGGAGCACGTGTCCGCCTACCGGGCCGGGGTCGAGGCCGAGGCCGCGGCGATCCTGCACGACACGGTGCTCAACCACCTCGGTGCCATCGCGCTCGCTCCCGACGGCCCCATGGATCCGCAGCTCGCGCGCACGGTCGAAGCCGACGTCGCGATGCTGACCGGGAAGCAGTGGCTCGCGTCGTCCGACCCGACGTCCGAGCCGGACCCGGCCCTCGCCGGTGCCGCGTTCGACGCGATGGTGGACGAGCACCGGGCGGAGGGGCTCGCGGTCGCGGTCACCGGTGATCCGGCTGCCCTGGCGCGGCTCGACCCGTCGGCGGCGACGGCACTGCTCCGGGCCGTCGGGCAGTGCCTGGCGAACGTCCGCAAGCACGCGGGGACGGACGAGGCCGAGGTCAGCGTCTTCGACGACGGCTCGTCGTGCACGGTGATGGTGGTCGACGACGGCCGCGGGTTCGACGAGCAGGAGACCGGCAGCGACCGGATGGGGCTGCGCGGCTCGGTCCGGGAACGCATCGGCCGGGTCGGCGGTGACGTCCAGGTGTGGTCGTCGCCGGGATCCGGGACGAGCGTCATGATGACCGTGCCCTACACGAGCGAGGACGCGGCCCGCGTCGACGGAGCACACACCGGCGGCGCGCACACCGGCGGAGCGCACACCGGCGGCGCGCACACCGGTGGCGCACGGACCGGCGGCGCGGCGTCGTACGCCGTCACGGGTGAGTCCGACCGCGGAGCCGCCCGGTGA
- a CDS encoding Rv2578c family radical SAM protein, producing MRWSGQSIGAERGDALPGLESNSGLVRSVTTPEFAGVTFHEVLAKSALNRVPAADGSGTYGWTINPYRGCSHACVYCFARPTHTYLEFDGGADFDQQIVVKTNVADVLRRELRKPSWDRHPVALGTNTDPYQRAEGRYRLMPGVIRALAESGTPFSILTKGTLLRRDLPTLVEAARSVPVDLAMSIAVYDDELQQQVEPGTPTTAARLATVRAIRDAGLECSVFLMPVLPFITDTRAHLDEAIGRAAEAGASSVMYSALHLRPGVKPWWAAWLQRTRPDLVARYRSMYLDNTYAPADYRRWLADRVRPILAAYGLGLGRMDPATGSMGFSDRQAHLVPGERAAAATAPRAPRPGSGDIGPRALVGSVITNGGITNGYRVPVSLDEQSRPTSSPLKRADPDFDRRGAGTTVIGGPSGPTLF from the coding sequence ATGCGGTGGAGCGGGCAGTCGATCGGAGCGGAGCGCGGTGACGCCCTGCCGGGGCTCGAGTCGAACAGCGGGTTGGTGCGCAGCGTCACCACGCCGGAGTTCGCCGGGGTCACCTTCCACGAGGTCCTGGCGAAGAGTGCCCTGAACCGTGTGCCGGCTGCCGACGGCAGCGGCACCTACGGGTGGACGATCAACCCGTACCGCGGCTGCAGTCACGCGTGCGTCTACTGCTTCGCGCGGCCCACGCACACGTACCTGGAGTTCGACGGGGGTGCCGACTTCGACCAGCAGATCGTCGTGAAGACCAACGTCGCGGACGTCCTGCGCCGTGAGCTCCGGAAGCCGTCGTGGGACCGGCACCCCGTCGCGCTCGGCACCAACACCGACCCGTACCAGCGTGCCGAGGGGCGCTACCGGTTGATGCCCGGGGTCATCCGCGCGCTGGCCGAGTCGGGCACCCCGTTCAGCATCCTGACGAAGGGGACGCTGCTGCGGCGTGACCTGCCCACGTTGGTCGAGGCGGCACGGAGCGTCCCGGTCGACCTGGCGATGTCGATCGCCGTGTACGACGACGAGCTGCAGCAGCAGGTCGAGCCCGGGACCCCGACGACCGCCGCCCGGCTGGCGACCGTCCGGGCGATCCGCGACGCGGGGCTCGAGTGCTCGGTGTTCCTCATGCCGGTGCTCCCGTTCATCACGGACACGCGCGCGCACCTCGACGAAGCGATCGGTCGCGCGGCCGAGGCCGGCGCCTCGAGCGTCATGTACTCCGCACTGCACCTGCGTCCTGGCGTGAAGCCGTGGTGGGCGGCCTGGCTGCAGCGCACCCGTCCCGACCTCGTCGCGCGCTACCGCTCGATGTACCTCGACAACACCTACGCGCCCGCGGACTACCGCCGGTGGCTCGCGGACCGGGTGCGTCCGATCCTGGCCGCATACGGTCTCGGACTCGGCAGAATGGACCCGGCGACCGGTTCGATGGGGTTCAGCGACCGGCAGGCGCACCTCGTACCCGGCGAGCGGGCCGCGGCGGCGACCGCTCCGCGTGCACCGCGTCCGGGGTCGGGCGACATCGGACCGCGCGCCCTGGTCGGGTCGGTCATCACGAACGGGGGCATCACGAACGGGTACCGCGTCCCGGTGTCGCTCGACGAGCAGTCCCGCCCGACCTCGTCGCCGCTCAAGCGTGCCGACCCCGACTTCGACCGTCGCGGTGCCGGGACGACCGTGATCGGAGGCCCGTCCGGACCGACCCTGTTCTGA
- a CDS encoding malate:quinone oxidoreductase translates to MAVKQVDPIDVVLIGGGIMSATLGAIIHRLEPTWKIRVYERLGSVAQESSNPWNNAGTGHSALCELNYTPEMPDGHVDIAKAVTVNEQFQVSRQFWAHLVETGALPQPSNFINPTPHISFVWGEDNVEYMRKRYEALKGHPLFAGIEYSDDPAQIRRWAPALIPGRKKDQPVAATYSAAGSDVDFGSLTQQLFDELEIAGVEFEPSHQVQKITRSKVSEGWALDVRNEIGRSTQRIAAKFVFVGAGGGALRLLQKSGIPEIRGYGGFPVSGEFLRTDDPEVVQKHAAKVYGKASVGAPPMSVPHLDTRIVEGRASLMFGPYAGFSPKFLKQGSLLDLFRSIRPHNLRPMLSVAFSNFDLVRYLVGQLLASKQTKFDALRDFMPTAEPENWHRITAGQRVQVIKPDPDKGGVLQFGTEVITSADGSIAGLLGASPGASTAVPIMLTMLQRCFPDRWDAWAPMVRTMVPTYGRDLGADPQLADETLEHTAKVLGLHH, encoded by the coding sequence GTGGCAGTGAAGCAGGTGGACCCGATCGACGTCGTCCTGATCGGGGGAGGGATCATGAGCGCCACGCTCGGCGCCATCATCCACCGCCTCGAACCCACGTGGAAGATCCGCGTGTACGAGCGGCTCGGCTCGGTCGCGCAGGAGTCGTCGAACCCGTGGAACAACGCCGGGACCGGTCACTCCGCGCTGTGCGAGCTGAACTACACGCCGGAGATGCCCGACGGGCACGTCGACATCGCCAAGGCCGTGACCGTCAACGAGCAGTTCCAGGTCTCGCGGCAGTTCTGGGCGCACCTGGTCGAGACCGGCGCGCTCCCGCAGCCGTCCAACTTCATCAACCCGACCCCGCACATCTCCTTCGTGTGGGGCGAGGACAACGTCGAGTACATGCGCAAGCGGTACGAGGCGCTCAAGGGCCACCCGCTCTTCGCGGGCATCGAGTACTCGGACGACCCGGCGCAGATCCGCAGGTGGGCGCCCGCGCTCATCCCGGGGCGCAAGAAGGACCAGCCGGTCGCTGCGACGTACTCGGCCGCCGGCTCGGACGTCGACTTCGGTTCGTTGACGCAGCAGCTTTTCGACGAGCTCGAGATCGCCGGTGTCGAGTTCGAGCCGTCGCACCAGGTGCAGAAGATCACGCGGTCGAAGGTCTCCGAGGGGTGGGCGCTCGACGTCCGCAACGAGATCGGTCGGTCGACGCAGCGCATCGCGGCGAAGTTCGTCTTCGTCGGCGCCGGCGGCGGGGCCCTGCGCCTGCTGCAGAAGTCGGGCATCCCGGAGATCCGCGGGTACGGCGGGTTCCCCGTGTCCGGCGAGTTCCTGCGCACCGACGACCCCGAGGTCGTGCAGAAGCACGCGGCGAAGGTGTACGGCAAGGCGAGCGTCGGCGCTCCGCCGATGTCGGTGCCGCACCTCGACACCCGGATCGTCGAGGGCAGGGCGTCGCTGATGTTCGGCCCCTACGCCGGGTTCAGCCCGAAGTTCCTCAAGCAGGGCTCGCTGCTCGACCTGTTCCGGTCGATCCGACCGCACAACCTGCGACCGATGCTGAGCGTGGCGTTCTCGAACTTCGACCTGGTCCGCTACCTGGTCGGGCAGCTGCTGGCATCGAAGCAGACGAAGTTCGACGCCCTCCGCGACTTCATGCCGACCGCCGAACCGGAGAACTGGCACCGCATCACCGCCGGGCAGCGCGTGCAGGTCATCAAGCCGGACCCGGACAAGGGCGGGGTGCTGCAGTTCGGCACCGAGGTCATCACCTCGGCCGACGGCTCGATCGCCGGCCTGCTCGGCGCGAGCCCCGGTGCGTCCACCGCGGTGCCGATCATGCTGACGATGCTGCAGCGGTGCTTCCCGGACCGGTGGGACGCCTGGGCCCCGATGGTGCGGACGATGGTGCCCACCTACGGCAGGGACCTCGGCGCCGACCCGCAGCTCGCCGACGAGACCCTCGAGCACACCGCGAAGGTCCTCGGTCTGCACCACTGA
- a CDS encoding aspartate-semialdehyde dehydrogenase, with protein MSTTVAVVGATGQVGAVMRRLLEERAFPADHVRFFASARSAGSTLSFRGEEIVVEDSETADPSGIDIALFSAGATASRALAPKFAAAGAVVVDNSSAWRMDPEVPLVVSEVNPHAIDDAPKGIVANPNCTTMAIMPVLKVLDTEAGLRRLVATTYQAVSGSGLAGVEELLGQARAALEQDTAALTHDGSAVSFPEPVKYVRPIAFDVVPLAGSIVEDGTGETDEEQKLRNESRKILELPDLLVAGTCVRVPVFTGHSISVHAEFAQPLSPERATELLATAPGVELADVPTPLQAAGQDPSFVGRIRADQSAPDGHGLVLFVSNDNLRKGAALNAVQIAETILERRAVAA; from the coding sequence ATGAGCACCACCGTCGCCGTCGTCGGCGCCACCGGCCAGGTCGGCGCCGTGATGCGTCGCCTCCTCGAGGAGCGCGCGTTCCCGGCCGACCACGTCCGGTTCTTCGCGAGTGCCCGGTCCGCCGGTTCGACGCTGTCGTTCCGCGGCGAGGAGATCGTCGTCGAGGACTCCGAGACCGCCGATCCGTCGGGCATCGACATCGCGCTGTTCTCGGCCGGTGCCACGGCGTCACGCGCCCTCGCGCCGAAGTTCGCGGCGGCGGGTGCGGTGGTCGTCGACAACTCGAGCGCCTGGCGGATGGACCCGGAGGTGCCGCTGGTCGTGAGCGAGGTCAACCCGCACGCGATCGACGACGCCCCGAAGGGCATCGTCGCCAACCCGAACTGCACGACGATGGCGATCATGCCGGTCCTCAAGGTGCTGGACACCGAAGCCGGGCTGCGCCGTCTCGTCGCGACCACCTACCAGGCCGTGTCCGGGTCGGGCCTCGCCGGAGTCGAGGAGCTCCTCGGCCAGGCGCGTGCGGCGCTCGAGCAGGACACCGCGGCGCTCACCCACGACGGTTCGGCCGTGTCCTTCCCGGAGCCGGTCAAGTACGTCCGACCGATCGCCTTCGACGTGGTCCCGCTCGCGGGCAGCATCGTCGAGGACGGCACGGGGGAGACCGACGAAGAGCAGAAGCTCCGCAACGAGAGCCGCAAGATCCTCGAGCTGCCCGACCTGCTCGTCGCCGGGACCTGCGTGCGCGTCCCCGTGTTCACCGGGCACTCGATCTCCGTGCACGCCGAGTTCGCGCAGCCGCTCTCGCCCGAGCGGGCGACGGAGCTCCTCGCCACGGCCCCGGGCGTCGAGCTCGCGGACGTCCCGACTCCGCTGCAGGCAGCCGGTCAGGACCCGTCGTTCGTCGGCCGCATCCGCGCGGACCAGTCCGCGCCCGACGGCCACGGCCTCGTCCTCTTCGTCAGCAACGACAACCTGCGGAAGGGCGCTGCGCTCAACGCGGTGCAGATCGCCGAGACGATCCTCGAACGGCGCGCGGTCGCCGCGTAG
- a CDS encoding aspartate kinase has product MALIVQKFGGSSVADAESIKRVAKRIVQTKKAGNDVVVAVSAMGDTTDELVDLAHSVTPIPAGRELDMLLTAGERISMALLAMAIKSLGVEASSYTGSQAGMLTDAQHGKARIVDVTPKRVREALDAGHVAIVAGFQGFNRTTGEITTLGRGGSDTTAVALAAALDADVCEIYTDVDGIFTADPRVVPKAKKVDRITSEEMLELAASGAKVLYIRAVEYARRHGVTLHVRSSFSNAEGTIVYNPAEGETVEEPIITGIAGDLSEGKITVVGVPDTPGKAAEIFTIVARAGANIDMIVQNVSEAVTGRTDISFTLPKDQGQGVLTALEVAKADIGYSGIQYDDQIGKLALVGAGMRTNAGVSAALFRALHEASINIEMISTSEIRISVVTRADTLNEAMRVVHQAFGLDADQEAVVYAGTGR; this is encoded by the coding sequence GTGGCCCTGATCGTGCAGAAGTTCGGTGGATCGTCCGTCGCGGACGCCGAGAGCATCAAGCGCGTGGCGAAGCGGATCGTCCAGACGAAGAAGGCGGGCAACGACGTCGTCGTGGCCGTCTCGGCGATGGGCGACACCACCGACGAGCTCGTCGACCTCGCGCACTCCGTGACGCCGATCCCCGCCGGTCGTGAGCTCGACATGCTGCTCACCGCGGGGGAGCGCATCTCGATGGCGCTGCTCGCGATGGCGATCAAGAGCCTCGGGGTCGAGGCATCGTCGTACACGGGCAGCCAGGCCGGCATGCTCACGGACGCCCAGCACGGCAAGGCCCGCATCGTCGACGTCACCCCGAAGCGCGTGCGCGAGGCGCTCGACGCCGGGCACGTCGCGATCGTGGCCGGGTTCCAGGGGTTCAACCGCACGACGGGCGAGATCACCACGCTCGGGCGCGGTGGGTCGGACACCACCGCCGTCGCGCTCGCCGCCGCGCTCGACGCCGACGTCTGCGAGATCTACACCGACGTCGACGGCATCTTCACCGCGGACCCCCGCGTGGTGCCGAAGGCCAAGAAGGTCGACCGGATCACGAGCGAGGAGATGCTCGAGCTCGCCGCCTCCGGCGCCAAGGTCCTGTACATCCGTGCCGTCGAGTACGCCCGTCGGCACGGCGTCACCCTGCACGTCCGCTCCTCGTTCAGCAACGCCGAGGGCACCATCGTCTACAACCCTGCAGAGGGGGAAACCGTGGAAGAACCGATCATCACCGGCATCGCCGGAGACCTCTCCGAGGGGAAGATCACCGTCGTCGGCGTGCCCGACACCCCCGGCAAGGCCGCCGAGATCTTCACGATCGTGGCCCGCGCCGGCGCCAACATCGACATGATCGTGCAGAACGTGTCCGAGGCGGTCACGGGCCGCACGGACATCTCGTTCACGCTGCCGAAGGACCAGGGCCAGGGCGTCCTGACCGCGCTCGAGGTCGCCAAGGCCGACATCGGCTACTCGGGCATCCAGTACGACGACCAGATCGGCAAGCTCGCCCTGGTCGGTGCCGGCATGCGGACCAACGCCGGTGTCTCGGCGGCGCTCTTCCGCGCCCTGCACGAGGCGTCCATCAACATCGAGATGATCTCCACCTCGGAGATCCGCATCTCGGTCGTCACGCGCGCCGACACCCTGAACGAGGCCATGCGCGTCGTGCACCAGGCCTTCGGGCTGGACGCCGACCAGGAAGCCGTCGTCTACGCCGGCACCGGGCGCTGA
- the recR gene encoding recombination mediator RecR, which yields MYDGIVQDLIDEFGRLPGIGPKSAQRIAFHILQTESFDPARLSELLAEVKEKVRFCEVCGNVTENVRCSICRDPRRSPSVICVVEEAKDVAAIERTREFRGLYHVLGGAISPIDGVGPDDLRIQQLMTRLADGTVDEVIIATDPNLEGEATATYLSRLLVPMGIRTTRLASGLPVGGDLEYADEVTLGRAFEGRRVVGH from the coding sequence ATGTACGACGGGATCGTCCAGGACCTGATCGACGAGTTCGGTCGGCTGCCGGGCATCGGCCCGAAGTCGGCACAGCGCATCGCGTTCCACATCCTGCAGACCGAGTCGTTCGACCCGGCGCGACTGTCCGAGCTCCTGGCCGAGGTCAAGGAGAAGGTGCGCTTCTGCGAGGTCTGCGGCAACGTCACCGAGAACGTGCGGTGCAGCATCTGCCGTGACCCCCGTCGGTCGCCGTCGGTGATCTGCGTCGTGGAGGAGGCGAAGGACGTCGCCGCCATCGAGCGCACCCGCGAGTTCCGTGGGCTCTACCACGTGCTCGGCGGAGCGATCAGCCCGATCGACGGTGTCGGTCCGGACGACCTGCGGATCCAGCAGCTGATGACGCGGCTGGCCGACGGCACCGTGGACGAGGTCATCATCGCCACCGACCCGAACCTCGAGGGCGAGGCGACGGCGACCTACCTCAGCCGACTGCTCGTCCCGATGGGCATCCGCACCACGCGACTCGCGTCCGGGCTGCCGGTGGGTGGTGACCTCGAGTACGCCGACGAGGTGACCCTCGGCCGCGCCTTCGAGGGCCGACGCGTGGTCGGTCACTGA
- a CDS encoding DNA polymerase III subunit gamma and tau, producing MVTALYRRYRPENFAELIGQSQVTDPLRTALRTNRVNHAYLFSGPRGCGKTTSARILARCLNCEQGPTDTPCGVCPSCVELARGGGGSLDVIEIDAASHNGVDDARDLRDRAVFAPARDRYKIFILDEAHMVTPQGFNALLKLVEEPPEHVKFIFATTEPEKVIGTIRSRTHHYPFRLVPPATMLEYVEQLCEQESVSVAPGVLPLVVRAGGGSVRDTLSLLDQLMAGSEDGAIAYERAVALLGYTDAALLDDVVDALAVADPASAFAAVDRVVQTGQDPRRFVEDLLERLRDLIVVAATNESAAAVLRGISPEELDTMTRQAGVFGATALSRSADIANRALTEMTGATSPRLHLELMTARMLVPEVDDTQRGALARVERLERRVGVGDAGGHQAPAAVERPQAAQQSSAGASVPRTGAGGAAAQAGSSQATPAAQLAASTATATATRAAAPTRPDQEPADQAPTTARDAEPRDPGATVRDAAASWAAVATPPSQGPADGPTDRSSGRPAEQSASSAMTTAHPIEQHQHDPSGTANASSTGQGTAVGDEAVVRPVAAVGFQQLRDAWPQVVEHVQRARRSAWSVVVTAQVTALREDVLTLTFPSQQDVASFKEMSDPATSVSELLRSAIIDVLGLRVKFVARGPGQQRSAGAPASEPGRQTSQQQPTRPQVTSEDTSRQQAARQQSAPPQPETAEGPTQQQTAPQHQHSTAPQQPTAPQQPSQQQQPSQQQQPSQPQQQQASQQQQANQQQASQQQPTTRQQPAAPSAPVTDWAVATIPATDPTAGAVPEHLEPGWSAPFGTTDTGEPVVPVAPVSDPAADAALAAQLRPASALGGAGTAPARAAAPSDPTPDAPGAPAPAAAAAPASAAPASAAPAAPGTAAAVPSGGPDVPVDDYPLDDEPYDDGAPFPDPGAHASSGAPSQRPTRAPAPQAAPAPTGPAQAAPAPAAPEQAAPAQTAPTQEAAAQPAPARTAAPQVRRTPVAGRYGEAVVREILGAQFIEETALHEEGA from the coding sequence GTGGTCACCGCCCTGTATCGCCGTTACCGGCCCGAGAACTTCGCCGAGCTGATCGGTCAGTCGCAGGTCACCGACCCGCTGCGGACCGCCCTGCGGACGAACCGCGTGAACCACGCCTACCTGTTCAGCGGGCCGCGCGGGTGCGGCAAGACGACCTCGGCGCGCATCCTCGCCCGGTGCCTGAACTGCGAGCAGGGCCCGACGGACACGCCGTGCGGCGTCTGCCCGAGCTGCGTGGAGCTCGCCCGGGGTGGCGGGGGATCGCTCGACGTCATCGAGATCGACGCAGCGAGCCACAACGGCGTCGACGACGCGCGCGACCTGCGCGACCGCGCCGTGTTCGCACCGGCGCGCGACCGCTACAAGATCTTCATCCTCGACGAAGCGCACATGGTGACGCCGCAGGGCTTCAACGCCCTGCTCAAGCTGGTCGAGGAACCGCCGGAGCACGTGAAGTTCATCTTCGCGACCACCGAGCCGGAGAAGGTCATCGGCACCATCCGCTCCCGGACCCACCACTACCCGTTCCGGCTCGTCCCGCCGGCCACGATGCTCGAGTACGTCGAGCAGCTGTGCGAGCAGGAGTCGGTCTCCGTCGCGCCGGGTGTCCTCCCGCTCGTCGTCCGTGCCGGTGGGGGGTCGGTGCGAGACACGCTGTCGCTGCTCGACCAGCTCATGGCCGGCAGCGAGGACGGCGCGATCGCCTACGAACGCGCGGTCGCCCTGCTCGGCTACACCGACGCTGCGTTGCTCGACGACGTCGTGGACGCACTGGCGGTGGCCGACCCCGCCTCGGCCTTCGCCGCGGTCGACCGCGTGGTGCAGACCGGGCAGGACCCGCGTCGCTTCGTCGAGGACCTGCTCGAGCGGCTCCGTGACCTGATCGTCGTCGCGGCGACGAACGAGAGCGCCGCAGCCGTGCTGCGCGGGATCTCTCCCGAGGAACTCGACACCATGACCCGGCAGGCCGGCGTCTTCGGCGCGACGGCGCTGTCGCGGTCCGCCGACATCGCCAACCGCGCGCTCACCGAGATGACCGGTGCGACGTCGCCCCGACTGCACCTCGAGCTGATGACGGCGCGCATGCTCGTGCCCGAGGTCGACGACACCCAGCGCGGTGCACTCGCCCGCGTCGAGCGGCTCGAGCGTCGCGTCGGTGTCGGCGACGCCGGCGGGCACCAGGCTCCCGCCGCGGTCGAACGACCGCAGGCTGCACAGCAGTCCTCCGCGGGCGCTTCGGTTCCGCGCACGGGAGCGGGCGGCGCCGCGGCGCAGGCCGGCTCCTCGCAGGCGACCCCGGCTGCGCAGCTCGCTGCGTCGACCGCGACCGCGACCGCGACCCGAGCAGCGGCGCCGACCCGACCGGACCAGGAGCCCGCCGATCAGGCTCCGACGACCGCGCGTGACGCCGAGCCGCGGGACCCCGGCGCGACCGTGCGCGATGCCGCTGCCTCCTGGGCAGCCGTGGCGACGCCACCGAGCCAGGGTCCGGCCGACGGCCCGACCGATCGGTCTTCGGGCCGACCGGCGGAGCAGAGCGCGTCGAGTGCGATGACGACGGCACACCCGATCGAGCAGCACCAGCACGATCCGTCGGGCACCGCGAACGCGTCGTCCACCGGGCAGGGGACGGCCGTCGGCGACGAGGCGGTCGTCCGACCGGTCGCCGCCGTCGGCTTCCAGCAGCTCCGCGACGCCTGGCCCCAGGTCGTCGAGCACGTCCAGCGCGCTCGGCGTTCGGCCTGGTCCGTGGTGGTCACGGCTCAGGTGACGGCCCTGCGCGAGGACGTGCTGACGCTCACCTTCCCCAGCCAGCAGGACGTGGCGTCGTTCAAGGAGATGTCCGACCCCGCGACGAGCGTCAGCGAACTGCTCCGGTCGGCGATCATCGACGTCCTCGGCCTGCGGGTGAAGTTCGTCGCCCGTGGGCCGGGACAACAGCGCTCGGCCGGTGCTCCCGCGTCGGAGCCGGGTCGGCAGACGTCGCAGCAGCAGCCGACGCGACCGCAGGTGACGTCGGAGGACACCAGCCGGCAGCAGGCCGCGCGCCAGCAGTCCGCACCGCCGCAGCCGGAGACTGCCGAAGGGCCGACGCAGCAGCAGACCGCACCGCAGCACCAGCATTCGACTGCACCGCAGCAGCCGACCGCACCGCAGCAGCCGAGCCAGCAGCAGCAGCCGAGCCAGCAGCAGCAGCCGAGCCAGCCGCAGCAGCAGCAGGCGAGCCAGCAGCAGCAGGCGAACCAACAGCAGGCGAGCCAGCAGCAGCCGACCACACGGCAGCAGCCGGCCGCGCCCAGCGCTCCGGTGACCGACTGGGCCGTCGCCACGATCCCGGCGACCGACCCGACCGCCGGTGCCGTGCCCGAGCACCTCGAGCCGGGGTGGTCGGCACCGTTCGGGACGACCGACACCGGGGAGCCGGTCGTGCCCGTCGCACCGGTCTCCGACCCCGCCGCCGACGCGGCCCTCGCTGCACAGCTCCGTCCGGCCTCCGCGCTCGGCGGTGCCGGAACGGCGCCGGCCCGTGCTGCTGCGCCGAGCGACCCGACACCCGACGCACCGGGAGCGCCGGCACCGGCCGCAGCCGCAGCGCCCGCATCGGCAGCGCCCGCATCGGCAGCGCCCGCCGCGCCGGGTACCGCGGCCGCCGTACCCTCCGGCGGGCCGGACGTCCCGGTCGACGACTACCCGCTCGACGACGAGCCCTACGACGACGGCGCTCCCTTCCCCGACCCGGGAGCGCACGCGTCCTCGGGTGCACCGAGCCAGCGACCGACGCGGGCACCAGCACCGCAGGCAGCACCGGCGCCGACCGGCCCGGCACAGGCCGCACCCGCACCGGCAGCGCCCGAGCAGGCAGCACCTGCGCAGACAGCACCGACCCAGGAGGCGGCTGCGCAGCCAGCTCCGGCACGGACCGCTGCACCCCAGGTCCGTCGGACGCCGGTCGCTGGTCGGTACGGCGAGGCGGTCGTCCGTGAGATCCTCGGCGCGCAGTTCATCGAGGAGACCGCCCTGCACGAGGAAGGCGCCTGA